The genomic DNA GCAAACCACCATACTGATTTTTAATAATATCTACCAAAACAGAATCTACCGCTTCGTAGGTTTTTGGCGGTAGAACATCCGAAATTATAGACAATAAACCTTCTTGCGCGCCTTCTATTGGTAAAAAAGGAATTAAGGTTAGTACAAATAATAAAAAAGGAAAAATTGCCATGAAGAAACTGTACGCAATTCCGCCTGCTCTTGTGGTTAAAGCACCTTCTATAATACCAATAAAGTACATTTCTAAAACGTCATATAAAGACATGCCTTCTAAACCGGGAATTTTAATTTTCTTTCCAACTTTTACCAAAATATTTACAATTGGTATTTTTTCTAGTTTGTCTTCTATTTCTTTTGTCATTATACGAGATGCAAAGTTAAACGTAGTTTCTAATTTGCTCTTTTAAGTATTTATTACTCAATTACAATTTTATAATCTAAGAGTAAGCCTGCAAGATTATCTTTACTAAACCTTGTTCCTTTTAAACGATTGTTTTCTGGATTGATATTAAAATTAAAAGCGGTTCTAAAATCTGATTTCTCTAAATTACTTCCTTCGAAAATTGCTCCTTTTAAATCGGAATCTCCAAAAAAACTATCGTTTATTATCGTTTCCGTAAAATCTACTTCTTCTAAATTGCAGCTTGTAAAATTTGTTTTCGCCATTTTTAATTGATAGAATGAACTAAAATTTAACTGACATTCTTTAAACGAGATCTGCAATAAAAACGGATTCACCTCATTAAACTTCACTCCTATCATTTTACAATTGCTGAAATTTACATCTTTAAAGGAAGTACCAGTTACAATTGTATTGCTAAAATTACAGTCTATAAATTCACATTCTACAAATTGAATATTCGAAGCATGAATGCTCTCGAAATTGCAATTTAAAAAAATACAATTCTCATATTCACCTTTTTGAATGTTCGTTTTTGTGAAATCTATTTTTGAGTATTCTTCGCTATCGAAATAAGTATCTGTCATTTATAAATTTACTTTTTGCTTCGTCAATTTATAATTTAATTCACTTTCAATTTTGTTTCCATCAATATCTAACAACTCTATAAAATCATCTCCAATTTTATATTTAAAAGGCGATTTCTCTAATTCTAAAATTAGTTTTCCTTCTTCTACTATGTATTTTCCTGTTTCCTTAAAAACACGATCCTCCCCTTTTCCATTGTAAACAGTTTCTAATAGAAAAGTTCCATCTGTATTTAGTGTCATTTTATTATCTATTCCACTACAATCTCCACAAGGAAATTCTCCTTTATAAACACCTGTAACATCTTTTACTTCATTGCTTTTACAAGCTGAAAAAAGAATACAAACAATTACTAAAATTTTAAAAAATTGATTCATTTACGTTGCTATTTTAATCCTCTTGCTTTTAACATTGGTGTTGCTTCAGGATCTCTTCCTGCAAAGGCTTTATACATTTCTGCATACTCCATTGTGTTTCCTTTAGACAAAACTTGTTCACGAAATTTTTGTCCGTTTTCACGCGTTAACAATCCATTTTCTTCAAACCAACCATACGCATCATGACTCAGCATTTCTGTCCATAAATACGAATAGTAACCCGCAGCGTAACCACCGCTAAAAATATGTGCAAAATACGTTGAACGGTATCTTGGTGGAATCTCAGACACATTTAACTTCATGCTTTTTAAAGCTTCTGTTTCAAACTTAGCTACGTCTTCAATTTTATCATTTGCAGAAATTGTGTG from Polaribacter sp. ALD11 includes the following:
- a CDS encoding pentapeptide repeat-containing protein, whose protein sequence is MTDTYFDSEEYSKIDFTKTNIQKGEYENCIFLNCNFESIHASNIQFVECEFIDCNFSNTIVTGTSFKDVNFSNCKMIGVKFNEVNPFLLQISFKECQLNFSSFYQLKMAKTNFTSCNLEEVDFTETIINDSFFGDSDLKGAIFEGSNLEKSDFRTAFNFNINPENNRLKGTRFSKDNLAGLLLDYKIVIE
- a CDS encoding copper resistance protein NlpE — its product is MNQFFKILVIVCILFSACKSNEVKDVTGVYKGEFPCGDCSGIDNKMTLNTDGTFLLETVYNGKGEDRVFKETGKYIVEEGKLILELEKSPFKYKIGDDFIELLDIDGNKIESELNYKLTKQKVNL